The Fusobacterium sp. JB019 genome has a segment encoding these proteins:
- a CDS encoding citrate lyase subunit alpha: protein MKNSNEIPDFIKGYGKVKLYTENKVNEKSQDKVLKNIKESIIKSNLISGMTISFQTNHRNNNNILNLIIEEIDKLGIEDINLVVSSLGKIHEPLIKYIKKGVITKISTSGIRGEIAKEISINNILKNPVIFRSSGNKVDSVISGKLKIDVAFLIASSCDTMGNSNGIEGKSAFGSTGYSMTDMKFTNKVIVITDNIVPFPLEKISIPMDYVDYIVKIKSLTINTNFLNSIKLTKNPRELIIAEKAAEILIKLGYIKNGYSIQPGPGGAFLAISKYLKEYMKKNEIKGSFLSGGISAYLVNLLEEGYFENIFDLQSYDVISAKSLLNNEKHMEVSDASYDRILSDLDIAIVNATEIDVDFNINLLTGSNGVIMGVPTVAQDIAHTSKITIAMSPSMRKRIPIITKKVTNTVIPGEDVDILVTERGICVNPRRKDLIKILKKENIKLTNIKKLYETVTKITGVPKKPTYTENIVGVIESSDGKVIDIIKQVKK, encoded by the coding sequence TTGAAGAATTCTAATGAAATACCCGATTTTATAAAAGGTTATGGAAAAGTTAAACTTTACACAGAAAATAAAGTTAATGAAAAATCACAGGACAAAGTTTTAAAAAATATAAAAGAAAGTATAATTAAAAGTAATTTAATAAGTGGGATGACTATTTCCTTTCAAACTAATCATAGAAATAATAATAATATCTTAAATTTAATAATTGAAGAAATTGATAAGTTAGGAATAGAAGATATAAATTTAGTTGTTTCTTCCCTTGGAAAAATACACGAGCCTTTAATTAAATATATAAAAAAAGGAGTAATTACAAAAATAAGTACTTCTGGAATTAGAGGAGAAATAGCAAAGGAAATTTCAATAAATAATATATTAAAAAATCCTGTTATTTTTAGAAGTTCTGGAAATAAAGTTGATTCAGTAATTTCTGGAAAATTAAAAATAGATGTTGCCTTTTTAATTGCATCATCTTGTGATACAATGGGAAATTCTAATGGTATAGAAGGTAAATCAGCATTTGGTTCAACTGGTTATTCTATGACTGATATGAAATTTACAAATAAAGTTATTGTGATTACAGATAATATTGTGCCCTTTCCTTTGGAAAAAATTTCAATACCTATGGATTATGTAGATTATATAGTTAAGATAAAATCACTGACTATTAATACTAATTTTTTAAATTCTATTAAATTAACTAAAAATCCAAGAGAATTAATAATTGCAGAAAAAGCTGCAGAAATTCTGATTAAATTAGGATATATTAAAAATGGGTATTCTATTCAACCAGGACCTGGTGGAGCATTTTTAGCAATAAGTAAATATCTTAAGGAATATATGAAGAAAAATGAAATTAAAGGATCTTTTCTAAGTGGTGGGATTTCTGCTTATTTAGTAAATTTATTAGAAGAGGGATATTTTGAAAATATTTTTGATTTACAAAGTTATGATGTTATTTCTGCTAAATCTTTATTAAATAATGAGAAACATATGGAAGTTTCAGATGCTTCCTATGATAGAATTTTATCTGATTTGGATATAGCAATTGTAAATGCAACAGAAATAGATGTTGATTTTAATATAAATTTATTAACCGGATCAAATGGTGTGATAATGGGAGTTCCTACAGTGGCCCAAGATATTGCACATACTTCAAAAATTACAATTGCAATGTCTCCAAGCATGAGAAAAAGAATTCCTATAATAACTAAAAAAGTTACAAATACAGTTATTCCTGGTGAAGATGTTGACATACTAGTAACAGAAAGAGGAATTTGTGTAAATCCTAGGAGAAAAGATTTAATTAAAATTTTAAAGAAAGAAAATATAAAATTAACTAATATAAAAAAATTATACGAGACAGTTACTAAAATAACAGGAGTACCTAAGAAACCAACTTATACAGAAAATATAGTTGGAGTAATAGAATCTTCAGATGGAAAAGTAATTGACATAATAAAACAAGTGAAAAAATAG
- a CDS encoding Fic family protein — protein sequence METTLFFNIINDKDFFNLKKLKYKYSKDAVYNCVDILKMTMFNEVKLKDFKNNNIVFIPSKVSLNINSIKNLIKPNLTEYNYGFKAMNEEIYSTLKIENIHSERKNIENVLKGYATHDDKDNHIMGIKKGLDFISDSTNKINKENLKILYDLTIGNYLKDESKLLPNNFYRHDKVFVVGGKEVHEGLAYEKLPEYMDEFIKFINAKSNIDDFIKSIMIHFYLAYIHPYFDGNGRMSRLLHLWFLVQKGYPTSLFVSFSKYINESKNNYYKAFQIIEENEKLSKVIDLTPFINYFIENVYNKLEFNGNEENIFDIFLEKLNAGEITLKEKELWNFVMSHYGKNEFTTKELEKTFGNAAYATIRSFVLKFSEFGLLGSQKYKNRNKYFIK from the coding sequence ATGGAAACAACTTTGTTTTTTAATATAATAAATGATAAGGATTTCTTTAACTTAAAAAAATTAAAATATAAATATTCTAAAGATGCTGTTTATAATTGTGTAGATATATTAAAGATGACAATGTTTAATGAAGTTAAGTTAAAAGATTTTAAAAATAATAATATTGTCTTTATACCAAGTAAAGTTTCATTAAATATTAATTCTATAAAAAATCTAATTAAACCAAACCTAACAGAATATAATTATGGATTTAAAGCAATGAATGAGGAAATTTATTCTACTTTGAAAATAGAAAATATTCATTCAGAGCGTAAAAACATTGAAAATGTTTTAAAGGGTTATGCTACACATGATGATAAAGATAATCATATAATGGGAATAAAAAAAGGTTTAGATTTTATAAGTGACAGCACAAATAAAATAAACAAAGAAAATTTAAAAATTTTATATGATTTAACAATTGGCAATTATTTAAAAGATGAATCTAAACTTTTACCAAACAATTTCTATCGTCATGATAAAGTATTTGTTGTTGGAGGAAAAGAAGTTCATGAGGGATTAGCTTATGAAAAATTACCTGAATATATGGATGAATTTATAAAATTTATTAATGCTAAATCAAATATAGATGATTTTATAAAATCTATAATGATACATTTTTATTTAGCATATATTCATCCCTACTTTGACGGAAATGGAAGAATGTCAAGATTATTACATTTATGGTTTCTAGTTCAAAAAGGATATCCAACTTCTTTATTTGTATCTTTTTCAAAATATATAAATGAAAGTAAAAATAACTATTATAAAGCTTTTCAGATTATAGAAGAAAATGAAAAACTATCAAAAGTTATTGATCTGACCCCTTTTATAAACTATTTCATAGAAAATGTATATAATAAACTAGAATTTAATGGAAACGAAGAAAATATTTTTGATATATTTTTAGAAAAATTAAATGCAGGGGAAATAACTTTAAAGGAAAAGGAATTATGGAATTTTGTTATGTCTCACTATGGAAAGAATGAATTTACAACAAAAGAATTAGAAAAAACTTTTGGAAATGCTGCCTATGCAACTATTCGTTCCTTTGTTTTAAAATTTTCAGAATTTGGACTTTTAGGAAGTCAGAAATATAAGAATAGAAATAAATATTTTATAAAATAA
- a CDS encoding YhdH/YhfP family quinone oxidoreductase, which produces MLFKALRIFEEDGKFIRKIVEREINDLPEGEVVIKVKYSSLNYKDALSCTGNRGVTRKFPHTPGIDAAGIVESSTVDTFTKGEEVILTGYDLGMNTDGGFGEYIRVPASWVVKKPEALSLKEAVIYGTAGFTSALSVFELIRETKPEDGDILVIGGTGGVGSHSVKFLTKLGYNVYATINNPEEEKFALELGAKGVLSREEIDDQSGKALLKQRWAGIIDTVGGNPLSTGIRSLKYGGTITSCGNVAGGDIPHANVYPFILRGVRFIGIDSVQCPMEKRLAVWEKLAMEWKGHNLESGIKEVGLDGISEEVDKMLAGKMIGRVILKHN; this is translated from the coding sequence ATGTTATTTAAAGCTTTAAGAATTTTTGAAGAAGATGGAAAATTTATTAGAAAAATAGTAGAGAGAGAAATTAATGATTTACCTGAAGGAGAGGTAGTTATAAAAGTTAAATACTCATCTCTTAATTATAAAGATGCATTATCATGTACTGGAAATAGAGGAGTTACTAGAAAATTTCCTCATACACCAGGGATAGATGCAGCTGGTATTGTTGAATCTTCAACAGTTGATACATTTACAAAAGGTGAAGAAGTTATCCTTACAGGTTATGATTTAGGAATGAATACTGATGGAGGATTTGGAGAATATATTAGAGTTCCTGCTTCTTGGGTTGTTAAAAAACCAGAAGCTTTATCATTAAAAGAAGCTGTTATTTATGGAACTGCTGGTTTCACTTCTGCATTATCAGTTTTTGAATTAATTAGAGAAACAAAACCTGAAGATGGAGATATTTTAGTAATAGGAGGAACTGGAGGAGTTGGAAGTCATTCAGTTAAATTCTTAACTAAATTAGGATATAATGTTTATGCAACTATAAACAATCCAGAGGAAGAAAAATTTGCTTTAGAATTAGGAGCTAAGGGAGTTCTTAGTAGAGAAGAAATTGATGATCAATCTGGAAAAGCATTATTAAAACAAAGATGGGCTGGAATTATTGATACTGTTGGAGGAAATCCTCTTTCAACTGGAATAAGAAGTCTTAAATATGGTGGAACTATAACTAGTTGCGGAAATGTTGCTGGTGGAGATATTCCTCATGCAAATGTTTATCCTTTTATTTTAAGAGGAGTTAGATTTATAGGTATTGATTCTGTTCAATGTCCTATGGAAAAAAGGTTAGCAGTTTGGGAAAAATTAGCTATGGAATGGAAAGGTCATAATCTAGAATCAGGAATTAAAGAAGTTGGACTTGATGGAATTTCTGAAGAAGTAGATAAAATGCTTGCAGGAAAAATGATCGGAAGAGTTATATTAAAACACAATTAA
- a CDS encoding MarR family transcriptional regulator, whose amino-acid sequence MKSTNTIIGLISTINEKSSQYINEELKRNNITDIINSHGTIFSLLYMNEGRLTINKIVSKTGKRKSTITDMVKKLEKLGYISKEKNKQDARITEIVLTENGWKFKESFKEISDNLLAKTYFDFTDEEKELLVSLLRKVKRNFEK is encoded by the coding sequence ATGAAAAGTACAAATACTATAATAGGTTTGATTTCAACAATTAATGAGAAGAGTAGTCAATATATTAATGAAGAATTAAAAAGAAATAATATTACAGATATTATAAATTCTCATGGAACTATATTTTCTTTATTGTATATGAATGAAGGAAGACTAACAATTAATAAAATTGTTAGTAAAACAGGGAAAAGGAAATCTACTATAACAGATATGGTTAAGAAATTAGAAAAATTGGGATATATATCTAAGGAAAAAAATAAACAAGATGCTAGAATAACTGAAATTGTTCTTACTGAGAATGGTTGGAAATTTAAAGAATCATTTAAAGAAATAAGTGATAATCTTTTAGCTAAAACATATTTTGATTTTACTGATGAAGAAAAAGAGTTATTAGTTAGCTTACTTCGTAAAGTTAAAAGAAACTTTGAAAAATAA
- a CDS encoding DUF4163 domain-containing protein: MKKIITTFLLVASIGCMGEKKIVIKNIKEKSENKYYSYEYSVPQLSFKDKDFSKENAKFKKMIEEGKNDLQEELKEIEYLQDNMNSSIKYEEKISYETYENDFGLTSILLNNYYYQGGAHGLTNIVSYNYSNKTGKEIKVNDILTEEGKAYIENRILENIREDFKKSDNDDTKVFYFQDSLESDGVRLKNANIYFKEDKLIVKYPHYTLAPYSTGMPEFIFSKEELEEYLKDFNKN; this comes from the coding sequence ATGAAAAAAATAATAACAACTTTTTTATTAGTTGCATCAATAGGTTGTATGGGAGAGAAAAAAATAGTTATTAAAAATATAAAAGAAAAATCAGAGAATAAATATTATTCTTATGAATACTCTGTTCCTCAACTTTCTTTTAAAGATAAAGATTTTTCAAAGGAAAATGCAAAGTTTAAAAAAATGATAGAAGAGGGAAAAAATGATTTACAGGAAGAATTAAAAGAAATTGAATACTTACAAGATAATATGAATAGTTCTATTAAATATGAAGAAAAAATATCATACGAAACTTATGAAAATGATTTTGGATTAACTTCTATTTTATTAAATAATTATTATTATCAAGGTGGAGCTCATGGATTAACAAATATAGTTTCTTATAATTATTCTAATAAAACAGGGAAAGAAATAAAAGTAAATGACATTCTTACAGAGGAGGGAAAGGCATATATTGAAAATAGAATATTAGAAAATATTAGAGAGGATTTTAAAAAATCAGATAATGATGACACTAAAGTATTTTATTTTCAAGATAGCTTAGAAAGTGATGGAGTAAGATTAAAAAATGCAAATATTTATTTTAAGGAAGATAAATTAATTGTAAAATATCCTCATTATACTTTAGCACCTTATTCAACAGGAATGCCAGAGTTTATATTTTCAAAGGAAGAATTAGAGGAGTACCTAAAAGATTTTAATAAAAATTAA
- a CDS encoding rubredoxin, with product MKKWKCTLCNYVYNPEVGSPKTDVEPGTKFLDLPDDWTCPICGATKDKFEPLLTKILTD from the coding sequence ATGAAAAAATGGAAATGTACTCTTTGTAACTATGTTTATAATCCTGAGGTGGGGAGTCCTAAAACTGATGTTGAACCTGGAACAAAATTTTTAGATTTACCTGATGATTGGACTTGTCCTATTTGTGGAGCTACAAAAGACAAGTTTGAACCTTTGCTAACAAAGATATTAACTGATTAA
- a CDS encoding cyclase family protein, which produces MLDDLWKLLSELKSLEWIELSHSLTNESPFWDGIPENAVELGTNLVDYNYIEGMPLQIQSFKFPGQFGTHIDYPRHFIEEGRTSDDFHIKDTILPLVILDVTEKVENNFDYEINIEDIVNFEIKHGKIPENSFVAMRTGWGKRWPDKTLLENADYDGKEHYPGWTIETLKYLFEERHIAGVGHETLDTDAPITSCAVGDLQAERYVLAQDKFQVELLANLDKVPLTGSLIFIAAPRISEANGLPVRVWAIIPSKQKKHHKKH; this is translated from the coding sequence ATGTTAGATGATTTATGGAAGTTATTAAGTGAATTAAAATCTTTAGAATGGATAGAATTATCTCATTCATTAACAAATGAAAGTCCTTTTTGGGATGGGATTCCAGAGAATGCAGTGGAGTTAGGAACTAATCTTGTTGATTATAACTATATAGAAGGAATGCCTTTACAAATTCAAAGTTTCAAATTTCCAGGACAGTTTGGAACTCATATAGATTATCCAAGGCATTTTATAGAAGAGGGAAGAACTTCAGATGATTTTCATATTAAAGATACTATTCTTCCTTTAGTTATATTAGATGTTACAGAGAAGGTAGAAAATAATTTTGATTATGAAATAAACATTGAAGATATTGTTAATTTTGAAATTAAGCATGGTAAAATTCCAGAAAATAGTTTTGTTGCCATGAGAACTGGTTGGGGAAAAAGATGGCCAGATAAAACTTTATTAGAAAATGCAGACTATGATGGAAAAGAACATTATCCTGGATGGACAATAGAAACATTAAAATATTTATTTGAAGAAAGACATATAGCAGGAGTAGGACACGAAACTTTAGATACTGATGCTCCTATTACAAGTTGTGCTGTTGGAGATTTACAAGCAGAAAGATATGTGTTAGCTCAAGACAAATTTCAAGTTGAATTACTTGCAAATTTAGATAAAGTTCCTTTAACTGGATCTTTAATATTTATAGCTGCCCCTAGAATTTCAGAAGCTAATGGGCTTCCAGTAAGGGTATGGGCTATAATTCCTTCAAAACAAAAAAAGCACCATAAAAAACACTAA
- a CDS encoding FAD-dependent oxidoreductase, which yields MKKIVIIGGVAGGASAATRLRRLDEKAKIIMFERGPHVSFSSCGLPYRLGNVIKETESLFVTTPKQFYNNFNIDARINEEVIEIDRKNNKVKVKKIETEEIYEETYDKLILSPGANPIVPKFPGIEKVQVFTVKTVVDVMNIIKFLNDKEVKEITIIGGGFIGVETAENLREIGYNITLIEAMPQILKPFDYDMVQIFHKELMDKGVNLILNKKVEGFEENKVLLSSGEKVKTDLVLMAIGVSPETTLAKNANLDIGKMGGIRTNQNYMTNDSDIYAIGDAIEVYSPLFHDYFKLALAGPAQKQGRAVADHINDLPVENRGFIGTSIIKVFDYNGASTGMTEGFIKAMNLNVDYDTVALVAHDSVSIMPNSNPMYFKLVYEIPTGKILGAQAIGKGDVARRIDVIATSIKYNGTIYDLKDLELCYAPPFGTAKDVVNYAGYIASNLMNDTYKHCSFAKVRELVENGEYIIDARPPEIFEKVHIKGAINIPICEIRKRIDEIPKDRTVYIHCKTGLTSYNGALILQSLGIKDVVSVDCGFSLLSYYEYFNDKTQSREPIVTKYMF from the coding sequence ATGAAAAAAATTGTTATTATTGGTGGTGTAGCTGGAGGTGCTTCTGCTGCTACAAGACTTAGAAGATTAGATGAAAAAGCTAAAATTATAATGTTTGAAAGAGGACCTCATGTTTCTTTTTCTAGTTGTGGATTACCTTATCGTCTAGGAAATGTAATTAAAGAAACAGAATCTTTATTTGTAACTACTCCAAAACAATTTTATAATAATTTTAATATTGACGCTAGAATAAATGAAGAAGTTATTGAAATAGATAGAAAGAATAACAAAGTAAAGGTAAAAAAAATAGAGACAGAGGAAATATATGAGGAAACTTACGATAAATTAATTTTATCTCCGGGAGCAAATCCAATTGTACCTAAGTTTCCTGGAATAGAAAAAGTACAGGTCTTTACTGTAAAAACTGTAGTAGATGTTATGAATATTATAAAATTTTTAAATGATAAAGAAGTAAAAGAAATAACAATAATTGGAGGAGGCTTCATAGGAGTAGAGACAGCTGAAAATTTAAGAGAAATTGGCTATAATATTACCTTAATTGAAGCTATGCCACAGATTTTAAAACCCTTCGATTACGATATGGTGCAAATTTTTCACAAAGAGTTAATGGATAAAGGAGTTAACTTAATTTTAAATAAAAAAGTAGAAGGTTTTGAAGAAAATAAAGTTCTTCTCTCTTCTGGGGAAAAAGTAAAAACAGATCTTGTATTAATGGCAATTGGAGTTTCACCTGAAACAACATTAGCTAAAAATGCTAACTTAGATATAGGTAAAATGGGAGGAATAAGAACAAATCAAAACTATATGACAAATGATTCTGATATTTATGCCATTGGAGATGCAATTGAAGTTTATAGTCCTTTATTTCATGACTATTTTAAACTCGCATTAGCAGGACCAGCTCAAAAACAAGGAAGAGCAGTTGCAGATCATATTAATGATTTACCTGTTGAGAATAGAGGATTTATAGGAACTTCTATTATAAAAGTTTTTGATTATAATGGTGCTTCCACAGGGATGACAGAAGGATTTATTAAAGCTATGAATTTAAATGTCGATTATGACACTGTTGCTTTAGTTGCTCATGATAGTGTAAGTATTATGCCAAATTCTAATCCTATGTATTTTAAATTAGTTTATGAAATTCCAACAGGAAAAATATTAGGAGCCCAAGCTATAGGTAAGGGAGATGTAGCTAGAAGAATAGATGTAATAGCTACTTCCATTAAATATAATGGAACTATTTATGATTTGAAAGATTTAGAATTATGTTACGCTCCTCCTTTTGGAACAGCAAAGGATGTTGTTAATTATGCAGGATATATAGCAAGTAACTTAATGAACGATACATATAAGCATTGTTCATTTGCTAAAGTAAGAGAATTAGTAGAAAATGGAGAATACATAATAGATGCTAGACCTCCAGAAATATTTGAAAAAGTACATATTAAAGGAGCTATTAATATTCCTATATGTGAAATAAGAAAAAGAATAGATGAAATACCTAAAGATAGAACAGTTTATATCCATTGTAAAACTGGATTAACTAGTTATAATGGAGCATTAATTTTACAAAGCTTAGGAATAAAAGATGTTGTCTCTGTTGATTGTGGTTTCTCTTTACTTTCTTACTATGAATACTTTAATGATAAAACTCAATCAAGAGAACCTATTGTAACAAAATATATGTTTTAA
- the nagB gene encoding glucosamine-6-phosphate deaminase has protein sequence MRVIITNKSFCDWAAIHIAKRILQANPTKEKPFVLGLPTGGTPIDMYKRLVEFYKEGIISFENVVTFNMDEYVGLSKEDDQSYWKYMHENLFNHVDMKEENINILDGMAKDLKKECKRYEDKIESYGGIDLFVGGIGPDGHIAFNEPGSSLTSRTRDKELTMDTIIANSRYFGGDLEKVPKLALTVGVGTIMDAKEVLIIVNGEKKARALRHAVEEGINHMWTISTLQMHNKGIIVSDEGATNELTVGTYRYFKDIESKNLDTDKLLEEFYNKYKK, from the coding sequence ATGAGAGTAATTATAACAAACAAAAGTTTTTGTGACTGGGCAGCAATTCATATTGCTAAAAGAATATTACAAGCTAATCCAACTAAAGAAAAACCATTTGTATTAGGTTTACCTACAGGGGGAACACCTATTGATATGTATAAAAGATTAGTTGAATTTTATAAGGAAGGTATTATTTCATTTGAAAATGTAGTAACTTTTAATATGGATGAATATGTAGGGCTTAGTAAGGAAGATGATCAAAGTTATTGGAAATATATGCATGAAAATTTATTTAATCATGTTGATATGAAAGAAGAAAATATAAATATTTTAGATGGGATGGCTAAAGATCTTAAGAAGGAATGCAAAAGATATGAAGATAAGATTGAATCTTATGGGGGAATAGATTTATTTGTTGGAGGAATTGGTCCTGATGGACATATTGCTTTTAATGAACCTGGATCATCTTTAACTTCAAGAACAAGAGATAAAGAATTAACTATGGATACAATTATAGCAAATTCAAGATATTTTGGTGGAGATTTAGAAAAAGTTCCAAAACTTGCATTAACTGTAGGGGTGGGAACAATTATGGATGCTAAAGAAGTATTAATAATTGTAAACGGAGAAAAAAAAGCAAGAGCACTTCGCCACGCCGTAGAAGAGGGAATAAATCATATGTGGACAATCTCAACTCTTCAAATGCATAATAAAGGAATTATTGTTTCAGATGAAGGAGCAACTAATGAATTAACAGTGGGAACATATAGATATTTTAAAGATATTGAATCTAAAAATTTAGATACAGATAAATTGCTAGAAGAATTTTATAATAAATATAAAAAATAA
- a CDS encoding MurR/RpiR family transcriptional regulator has translation MSVISKLNKMQGMFTKKEKKISKYILDNLDKIMHMNTYEIAEECETSQASVVRFAKKMGYSGFPEFKVDFGKDMGRREAKEKVNFVYEDLKGGNEMEDMVKKVVYVNSNIIQDTYSIISTEDIVDSITMITKAKKIMIIGAGYSGIIARDLQYKLRELGIMAFFESDYHMQLSTISTLGEEDLLFVISQSGKTLDIYNLVKEAKKKNIKIISITQMAKNPISELSDVNLHTVVEKNNFRSTALYSRISQLTIVDIIYVALITRNKKLAEKYIGDALKIVSDFKID, from the coding sequence ATGAGTGTAATATCCAAATTAAATAAAATGCAAGGTATGTTTACTAAAAAGGAAAAGAAGATCAGCAAATACATACTAGATAATTTAGATAAGATAATGCATATGAATACCTATGAAATAGCAGAAGAATGTGAAACAAGTCAAGCTTCTGTAGTTAGATTTGCTAAAAAAATGGGATATTCTGGTTTCCCTGAATTTAAGGTTGATTTTGGAAAGGATATGGGGAGAAGAGAAGCAAAGGAAAAAGTTAATTTTGTTTACGAAGATTTAAAAGGCGGAAACGAAATGGAAGATATGGTAAAAAAAGTTGTATATGTTAATAGTAATATAATACAAGATACTTATTCTATAATTAGTACAGAGGATATTGTGGATAGCATTACAATGATTACAAAGGCTAAAAAAATTATGATTATTGGTGCTGGTTATTCTGGAATTATAGCAAGAGATTTACAATATAAACTTAGAGAACTTGGAATAATGGCTTTCTTTGAATCTGACTATCATATGCAATTATCTACAATTTCCACTCTAGGAGAAGAAGATTTGTTATTTGTAATATCTCAAAGTGGTAAAACTTTAGATATATATAATTTAGTAAAAGAAGCTAAGAAAAAAAATATTAAGATAATTTCTATTACTCAAATGGCAAAAAATCCAATAAGTGAGCTATCTGATGTAAATTTACATACTGTTGTTGAAAAAAATAATTTTAGATCAACTGCGTTATATTCAAGAATTTCTCAATTAACAATAGTTGATATTATATATGTGGCATTAATTACAAGAAATAAAAAACTTGCTGAAAAATATATAGGAGATGCTCTAAAAATAGTAAGTGATTTTAAAATTGATTAA
- a CDS encoding TIGR01212 family radical SAM protein (This family includes YhcC from E. coli K-12, an uncharacterized radical SAM protein.) — translation MNNDRFYSLNNYLKEKFLHKIYKVSLDGGFTCPNRDGTISSQGCIFCSDAGSGEFAGSRTKSITSQIDEQLEFIKSKNKDNNVIAYFQNFTNTYGDINYLRKIYYEALSHEKVIGIAIATRPDCMNKEVLQLLEEINKDYFLWIELGLQTANDNIGKIINRGYDTVKYIKTAKNLRALNIKFVTHMIISLPKEEKQDLYDTVNLINEVKSWGIKIHMLYILKDSKLEEYYNEEEFKIYSEEEYVETVIELIERLDKNIVIHRLTGDAKKEELLLPTWTLNKRRVLNDIHKNLKLKDTFQGAKRNECNIQIK, via the coding sequence ATGAATAATGATAGATTTTATTCTCTAAATAATTATTTAAAAGAAAAATTTCTTCATAAGATATATAAGGTTTCTTTAGATGGAGGCTTTACATGTCCTAATAGAGATGGAACCATTTCTTCACAAGGTTGTATTTTTTGTAGTGATGCTGGAAGTGGAGAATTTGCAGGGTCTAGAACTAAAAGTATTACTAGTCAGATAGATGAACAACTAGAATTTATAAAATCTAAAAATAAAGATAATAATGTAATTGCTTATTTTCAAAATTTTACAAATACATATGGTGATATAAACTATTTAAGAAAGATATATTATGAAGCTCTTTCTCATGAAAAGGTAATAGGTATAGCTATTGCAACAAGACCTGATTGCATGAATAAAGAAGTTTTACAATTATTAGAAGAAATTAATAAGGATTATTTTTTATGGATAGAATTAGGATTACAAACTGCTAATGATAATATAGGAAAAATAATAAATAGAGGTTATGATACAGTAAAATATATAAAAACCGCTAAAAATTTAAGAGCATTAAATATTAAATTTGTAACTCATATGATAATATCTCTTCCAAAGGAAGAAAAGCAGGATTTATATGATACTGTTAATCTTATAAACGAAGTTAAGTCCTGGGGAATAAAGATACATATGCTTTATATTTTAAAAGATAGCAAATTAGAAGAATACTATAATGAAGAAGAATTTAAAATATATAGTGAAGAAGAATATGTTGAAACAGTTATTGAACTTATAGAGAGATTAGATAAGAATATAGTTATACATAGATTAACTGGTGATGCAAAAAAAGAAGAATTGTTATTACCAACTTGGACACTAAATAAAAGAAGAGTTTTAAATGATATACATAAGAATCTAAAATTAAAAGATACTTTCCAGGGGGCGAAAAGAAATGAGTGTAATATCCAAATTAAATAA